One Acinetobacter pullicarnis genomic region harbors:
- the yaaA gene encoding peroxide stress protein YaaA, with the protein MLALISPAKTLDYQTALPTDQYTQARLLDQSQQLIEVAKVLSASEIASLMQVSEKIAQLNVGRFNDWQSEFDFSNARQAIFAFKGDVYTGLDAYHLSDPDIHFAQQHLRMLSGLYGLLRPLDLMMPYRLEMGTKLKNSRGHNLYEFWGTRITQLINQDLEQAGSKILLNLASDEYYKSVQEKQVQADIIKPVFLDQKNGKYKIISFYAKKARGLMARYMIEHKIEQADDLKAFNTDGYYFDSENSSTTELVFKRDEQA; encoded by the coding sequence ATGCTTGCTTTAATCTCTCCTGCAAAAACTTTGGATTACCAAACTGCACTGCCAACCGATCAATATACCCAAGCCAGACTGCTTGACCAGTCACAGCAACTGATTGAAGTCGCAAAAGTATTATCTGCTTCTGAAATTGCCAGTTTGATGCAGGTCAGTGAAAAAATTGCACAGTTAAATGTCGGGCGTTTTAACGATTGGCAAAGCGAATTTGATTTCTCCAATGCACGCCAAGCCATCTTTGCATTCAAGGGTGATGTTTATACTGGTTTAGATGCTTATCATTTATCCGACCCAGATATTCACTTTGCACAACAGCACTTACGTATGCTATCTGGGCTTTATGGTTTATTGCGCCCTTTAGATTTGATGATGCCGTATCGCTTGGAAATGGGTACCAAGCTCAAAAATAGTCGTGGTCATAACCTCTATGAATTTTGGGGTACTCGGATTACTCAACTGATTAACCAAGACCTTGAGCAAGCCGGTTCTAAAATATTATTGAATCTGGCTTCGGATGAGTATTATAAATCGGTGCAAGAAAAGCAGGTTCAGGCCGATATTATCAAGCCGGTCTTCTTGGATCAGAAAAATGGCAAATATAAAATCATTAGTTTTTACGCTAAAAAAGCCCGCGGTTTGATGGCGCGCTATATGATTGAACATAAAATTGAACAGGCAGATGATTTAAAAGCCTTTAATACTGATGGTTATTATTTTGATAGCGAAAACTCATCTACAACTGAACTGGTATTTAAGCGTGATGAGCAAGCTTAA
- a CDS encoding D-alanyl-D-alanine carboxypeptidase PBP6B, producing the protein MRIFTSIFVLYSLLFSTFAFAGLLNINPSTVEAESWTILDSQSGQTIAEHNSHAQRAPASLTKMMVAYIAIKEINAGRLNKNEILTATAVVNTVQSDESQMYLKPGEQIPIDQLLAGLIVMSANDAAVSLAERISGSVPAFVARMNQEAQALGMKDTHFTNPAGITMPDHLSSAADMARLGQVVALETPEYLHYSKQPSFSYGPHFHEATNLILKLDPSVDGLKTGFTKAAGYNLALTAHRPSNLTESPERRIVVVVMGTKSAHKRAEVAHKLMNLAYAYTRDEVALHGKQLIAELPVINATSKLFKVEAPTPQIVTTSLYTAQNPIDLNTFDQTTQRIMLPDTAGALSPVLPLEQTSTKLNVELLQQSLTAPVAGLMHLAKVNVYQNNEFLQSFDISNSVHIEQATWYQRFWMWLQNIFPFLA; encoded by the coding sequence TTGAGAATTTTCACTTCTATCTTTGTACTGTACAGCCTGTTATTTTCCACATTCGCGTTTGCAGGTTTATTAAATATCAATCCAAGTACAGTTGAAGCAGAATCTTGGACTATTTTAGACAGCCAATCCGGTCAAACAATTGCTGAACACAATAGCCATGCACAACGCGCCCCTGCCTCACTCACTAAAATGATGGTGGCCTATATCGCCATCAAAGAAATCAACGCAGGTCGGCTCAATAAAAATGAAATTCTGACAGCAACGGCAGTGGTCAACACGGTGCAATCCGATGAATCACAAATGTATTTAAAGCCCGGTGAACAGATTCCGATTGATCAGTTATTGGCTGGTTTAATTGTGATGTCTGCCAACGATGCCGCGGTCAGTTTGGCTGAGCGAATTTCTGGCAGTGTGCCAGCCTTTGTGGCACGTATGAATCAAGAAGCGCAAGCCCTTGGCATGAAAGATACCCACTTCACCAATCCCGCAGGCATTACCATGCCAGACCACCTCTCCTCTGCTGCTGATATGGCGCGCCTTGGACAAGTAGTTGCACTAGAAACCCCAGAATATCTCCATTACTCCAAACAACCGAGTTTTAGCTATGGTCCGCATTTTCACGAAGCGACCAACTTAATTCTAAAGCTCGATCCAAGTGTTGATGGCTTGAAAACAGGATTTACCAAGGCGGCTGGCTATAATCTGGCACTTACTGCACATCGCCCTTCCAATTTAACTGAAAGCCCAGAGCGCCGGATCGTGGTGGTGGTCATGGGAACCAAGTCGGCACATAAACGCGCAGAAGTCGCGCATAAACTGATGAACTTGGCTTATGCCTATACCCGTGATGAGGTTGCACTGCATGGTAAACAATTAATTGCCGAGCTCCCTGTAATTAATGCCACCAGCAAACTGTTTAAAGTTGAAGCACCAACGCCGCAAATCGTAACGACCAGCCTTTATACAGCTCAAAATCCGATTGACCTCAATACCTTTGACCAAACCACACAACGGATCATGCTTCCAGACACCGCAGGTGCACTCAGTCCTGTTCTTCCACTAGAGCAAACTTCAACCAAGCTCAATGTTGAACTGCTACAGCAAAGCCTCACTGCACCCGTTGCAGGTCTGATGCATTTAGCCAAAGTAAATGTTTATCAAAACAATGAGTTCCTACAAAGCTTCGATATTTCAAATAGTGTGCATATTGAGCAAGCGACCTGGTATCAACGCTTTTGGATGTGGCTGCAAAATATTTTCCCATTTTTAGCTTAA
- a CDS encoding FKBP-type peptidyl-prolyl cis-trans isomerase produces the protein MTDATAIANDHVVSFHYTLTNAEGETLDQSQGEPLAYLHGAGNIIPGLEKALEGKNLGDKFTVNVSAADGYGEYNPDLVQEVPAQMFQGVDNIEAGMQFQAQTDDGVQIVTVKAIEGENIIVDANFPLAGQDLTFEVEIVEIRDASAEELEHGHVHGAGGHHH, from the coding sequence ATGACTGATGCAACTGCAATTGCAAATGATCACGTGGTTTCTTTCCACTACACACTAACAAATGCTGAAGGTGAAACCCTTGACCAATCTCAAGGTGAACCACTTGCTTACTTGCATGGCGCAGGAAATATTATCCCAGGTTTAGAAAAAGCTTTAGAAGGCAAAAACCTAGGCGATAAATTTACTGTAAACGTTTCAGCTGCTGATGGTTATGGCGAATACAACCCTGATTTAGTTCAGGAAGTACCTGCTCAAATGTTCCAAGGCGTTGACAACATCGAAGCTGGCATGCAGTTCCAAGCACAAACTGATGATGGCGTACAAATCGTAACCGTTAAAGCAATCGAAGGTGAAAACATCATCGTTGATGCTAACTTCCCACTTGCTGGTCAAGACCTGACTTTTGAAGTTGAAATCGTTGAAATTCGCGATGCTTCTGCTGAAGAACTTGAGCACGGTCATGTACACGGTGCTGGTGGTCATCACCACTAA
- the hutI gene encoding imidazolonepropionase has translation MKKRWYNCHIATMQNGQYSIIENGAIISNAHLIEWIGPEAECAVDSSIESIDLQGAWVTPGLIDCHTHSVFGGNRSREFEQRLNGVSYAEIAAQGGGIVSTVKATRAASEAELLALALKRIEHLRREGVTCIEIKSGYGLDLANERKMLRVIREIAAQLPLTVKSTCLAAHALPPEYQDRADEYIDHVCDIMLPSLHAEQLIDAVDAFCEYLAFSPAQVERVFQTAKRLGLPIKLHAEQLSALGGSSLAAHYHALSADHLEFMSEDDVLAMAASNTVAVILPGAFFMLKETQYPPIQSLLKHGVPIALSTDLNPGTSPVLSLRLMLNMGCTLFGLTPEQALAGATLHAAQALGLADSHGSLAVGKVADFVAWDIEHPAEIMYWLGGDLNKRVIHHAQELTF, from the coding sequence ATGAAAAAGCGTTGGTACAATTGCCATATCGCGACCATGCAAAATGGCCAATATTCGATAATTGAAAATGGCGCCATCATAAGCAATGCTCATTTAATTGAGTGGATTGGGCCTGAAGCAGAATGTGCTGTGGACAGCAGCATCGAATCTATTGATTTGCAGGGGGCTTGGGTAACACCTGGCCTAATCGACTGTCATACCCATAGTGTTTTTGGGGGGAATCGCAGCCGCGAGTTTGAACAGCGCTTAAATGGTGTCAGCTATGCAGAAATTGCAGCGCAGGGCGGGGGTATTGTCAGTACTGTTAAAGCTACTCGTGCAGCAAGCGAAGCTGAGCTTTTGGCATTGGCACTCAAGCGAATTGAACATCTACGCCGTGAAGGCGTGACCTGTATTGAGATTAAATCGGGTTATGGCCTTGATTTAGCCAATGAACGTAAAATGTTAAGGGTGATTCGTGAAATTGCAGCGCAACTTCCGCTTACCGTAAAAAGCACGTGTTTGGCAGCTCACGCTTTACCCCCTGAATATCAAGATCGCGCAGATGAATACATCGATCATGTCTGCGACATCATGTTGCCGAGCTTGCATGCCGAACAGCTAATCGATGCTGTTGATGCATTCTGCGAATATCTTGCATTTAGTCCAGCACAGGTTGAGCGTGTTTTTCAAACCGCGAAACGCTTAGGCCTACCGATTAAACTGCATGCAGAACAATTGTCTGCACTGGGCGGGTCAAGTTTAGCAGCACATTATCATGCCTTATCTGCCGATCATTTAGAGTTTATGAGCGAGGATGATGTGTTGGCGATGGCGGCTTCAAATACTGTTGCGGTGATATTGCCGGGTGCTTTCTTTATGTTAAAAGAAACCCAATATCCTCCGATTCAAAGCTTGCTTAAACATGGTGTACCCATTGCATTATCAACCGATTTAAATCCAGGGACATCGCCAGTGCTATCACTGCGATTAATGCTGAATATGGGCTGTACGCTTTTTGGCTTAACCCCAGAACAGGCTTTGGCAGGCGCGACCCTACATGCAGCACAGGCCTTGGGGCTTGCAGACAGCCATGGTAGTTTGGCTGTGGGTAAAGTCGCTGATTTCGTGGCATGGGATATTGAACATCCTGCTGAAATTATGTATTGGCTAGGCGGTGATTTAAATAAACGCGTCATTCACCATGCACAAGAACTGACATTTTAA
- a CDS encoding DUF4198 domain-containing protein, producing MKKMLLLGALLSSTTFAHEPYVAPLAYVTENSQTPVLSGYAENALSSEYALKDIVFTVMSPSQKSSSISPESNLKSTTVFDLALPEDGTYQISATVGYPLKYAQHDKQWKPVYDATAEKAGPLADRDYLIPSDFKKMKVENVVREWSIESYVSKNKTSAITQKIAAPLSISFSAHPNEIKAATATNILVMKDQKVLKNAEVNILAQGATEDQATQFVTNAEGIAEVQFPTAGQYLVEVTETHDFKKKPVNQYYTIVSLNVNP from the coding sequence ATGAAAAAAATGCTTTTACTTGGTGCTTTACTCAGTTCAACGACTTTCGCACATGAACCTTATGTAGCCCCATTGGCCTATGTCACTGAAAACTCACAGACACCTGTACTTTCAGGCTATGCTGAAAATGCCCTCAGCAGCGAATACGCACTGAAAGACATCGTATTTACCGTGATGAGTCCGAGTCAAAAAAGCAGCAGCATTAGCCCAGAATCTAATTTAAAATCGACCACTGTTTTTGATTTGGCACTGCCTGAAGATGGGACTTATCAAATTTCTGCAACCGTTGGCTATCCATTAAAATACGCACAGCACGACAAGCAATGGAAACCGGTCTACGATGCCACCGCTGAAAAAGCAGGTCCTTTAGCCGACCGTGATTACTTGATTCCAAGTGATTTTAAAAAGATGAAAGTTGAAAATGTTGTCCGTGAATGGAGCATTGAAAGCTATGTATCTAAAAATAAAACGTCTGCCATTACACAAAAAATTGCAGCACCGTTGAGCATCAGCTTCTCAGCTCACCCAAATGAAATCAAAGCTGCCACTGCAACCAACATTTTGGTGATGAAAGATCAAAAAGTCTTGAAAAATGCAGAAGTGAATATTCTTGCGCAAGGTGCTACTGAAGATCAAGCAACGCAATTTGTGACCAATGCTGAAGGAATTGCTGAAGTCCAGTTCCCAACCGCAGGTCAATACTTGGTTGAAGTCACTGAAACCCATGATTTTAAAAAGAAACCTGTGAATCAGTACTACACCATTGTTTCACTAAATGTAAATCCTTAA
- the hutH gene encoding histidine ammonia-lyase, with translation MQKILKPGQLSLAELRQAYFNPIQIQLDPQAIPAIEASVNCVNSIVAEGRTAYGINTGFGLLASTKIAAEDLEQLQRSLVLSHAAGVGEPLDDAMVRLIMLLKVNSLARGFSGIRVKVIEALIALINAEVYPHIPLKGSVGASGDLAPLAHMSLILLGESQARHNGKWLPAVEALKIAGLEPISLAAKEGLALLNGTQVSTAYALRGLFEAEDLFAAASVCGSLSVEAMLGSRAPFDARVHAVRGQKGQIDSAAIYRDLLTEHSEVADSHQDCSKVQDPYSLRCQPQVMGACLTQIRQAAEVLEIESNAVSDNPLVFAAEGDVISGGNFHAEPVAMAADNLALAIAEIGSLSERRISMMMDRHMSQLPPFLVANGGVNSGFMIAQVTAAALASDNKALAHPHSVDSLPTSANQEDHVSMAPNAGKRLWPMADNVRGVLAVEWLGACQGLDFREGLKSSPKLEQARKILRDQVPYYSEDRFFAPDIEQASNLLNSRCLSELVLADILPSAKSN, from the coding sequence ATGCAAAAAATATTAAAACCAGGACAGTTAAGTTTGGCAGAGTTACGTCAAGCGTATTTTAATCCCATTCAAATTCAGCTTGATCCGCAAGCGATTCCAGCCATTGAAGCCAGTGTGAACTGTGTCAATAGTATCGTGGCTGAAGGTCGTACCGCTTATGGTATTAATACCGGTTTTGGTTTGTTGGCTTCAACCAAAATTGCAGCAGAAGATTTAGAACAACTACAACGTTCATTGGTTTTATCACATGCTGCGGGCGTGGGTGAGCCTTTGGATGATGCCATGGTTCGTCTGATTATGTTGCTTAAAGTCAACAGTTTGGCACGTGGCTTCTCTGGTATCCGTGTCAAAGTCATCGAAGCGTTAATCGCGCTTATAAACGCAGAAGTTTATCCACATATTCCATTAAAAGGCTCAGTGGGCGCATCAGGTGACTTAGCACCGTTGGCACACATGTCGCTTATATTATTGGGCGAAAGCCAAGCGCGTCATAACGGCAAATGGTTACCCGCTGTTGAAGCGTTAAAAATTGCAGGCTTAGAACCAATTTCATTGGCTGCAAAAGAAGGCTTAGCACTGTTAAATGGTACTCAAGTTTCAACTGCTTATGCATTACGTGGTTTGTTTGAAGCCGAAGACTTATTTGCTGCAGCCAGTGTTTGCGGCAGTTTAAGTGTTGAAGCGATGTTGGGTTCACGTGCACCATTTGATGCTCGTGTACATGCAGTCCGTGGTCAAAAAGGTCAAATTGACAGTGCTGCAATTTACCGTGATTTGTTGACTGAGCACAGTGAAGTTGCTGACTCACATCAAGACTGTAGCAAAGTGCAAGACCCGTACTCATTGCGTTGCCAACCGCAAGTGATGGGTGCGTGTTTGACCCAAATTCGTCAAGCTGCTGAAGTCCTCGAAATTGAATCAAATGCCGTTTCTGATAATCCATTGGTTTTTGCTGCGGAAGGTGATGTGATTTCAGGCGGTAACTTCCATGCTGAGCCTGTGGCGATGGCAGCGGATAATCTGGCCTTGGCGATTGCGGAAATTGGATCACTTTCGGAACGTCGTATTTCAATGATGATGGACCGTCACATGTCACAATTGCCACCCTTCTTGGTTGCCAATGGTGGGGTGAACTCTGGCTTTATGATTGCACAAGTGACTGCAGCTGCATTGGCGAGTGACAATAAAGCTTTGGCGCATCCACACAGTGTTGACAGTCTACCGACATCTGCCAACCAAGAAGACCATGTGTCTATGGCTCCGAATGCGGGCAAACGTTTGTGGCCAATGGCAGACAATGTTCGTGGTGTGCTTGCTGTTGAATGGCTTGGTGCATGTCAGGGCTTAGATTTCCGTGAAGGCTTAAAAAGCTCACCGAAACTGGAGCAGGCACGAAAAATCCTTCGTGATCAAGTGCCTTACTATAGTGAAGACCGTTTCTTTGCACCGGATATTGAACAGGCCAGTAATTTATTGAACAGTCGTTGCTTGAGTGAACTCGTGCTTGCAGATATATTGCCTAGCGCAAAATCCAACTAA
- a CDS encoding alpha/beta hydrolase encodes MTDTIFLESPVGKMEIYVDYPLGEYTGFALVCHPHPLVGGTPQHKVPTLLAQLLLEQGCIVYRPNFRGVGQTAGVHDDGFGETEDMLNLIEQLQQRHRGLPFYAAGFSFGAHVLANCQARLSAEHKPRQMILCGLPTADVAGLRCYDTPAIQADLLLIHGELDDVTLLSDLMLWARPQRHLITVLPGANHYFTGYLNQLRLAISRFLVVRTAKL; translated from the coding sequence ATGACAGACACCATTTTTCTAGAAAGCCCTGTTGGCAAAATGGAAATTTATGTCGACTACCCTCTGGGTGAATACACAGGTTTTGCCTTGGTTTGTCATCCGCACCCACTGGTCGGTGGCACACCACAACATAAAGTGCCCACCCTACTTGCGCAACTCTTGCTTGAACAAGGCTGTATCGTCTATCGACCGAATTTCCGTGGCGTTGGTCAAACGGCTGGTGTACATGATGATGGCTTTGGTGAAACAGAAGATATGCTCAATCTGATTGAGCAACTCCAGCAACGCCATAGAGGCTTGCCATTTTATGCCGCAGGTTTTAGCTTTGGTGCGCATGTCCTAGCAAATTGCCAAGCACGACTCAGCGCGGAACATAAACCCAGACAAATGATTTTATGTGGCCTTCCCACTGCCGATGTTGCTGGCTTAAGATGTTATGACACTCCAGCGATTCAAGCTGATTTATTACTGATTCATGGCGAACTTGATGACGTGACCTTACTGTCTGATCTGATGCTTTGGGCACGCCCACAACGCCATTTGATTACCGTGCTTCCGGGTGCCAATCATTATTTTACCGGCTACCTTAATCAACTGCGTTTGGCTATTTCTCGGTTTTTAGTGGTGCGTACTGCCAAGTTATAG
- the hutG gene encoding formimidoylglutamase encodes MPNQAFQWQGRNDGEGEAHLRIHNIINQSRQATYALMGFCSDAGVKRNLGRIGAAAGPDAIRAQLANLPVHQPVEMIDLGNVICIDDQLEQAQFELAEMIDLSLQRKMMPIVLGGGHEVGFASFSGLFKYLHAQHPERRLGIINFDAHFDLRQAPRPSSGTPFLQAAEVMQQHGKTFNYMCLGVGKHSNTKVLFDTADALACDYLYDHEVTMANLPAVLDRIDQFMAKIDDLYVTIDLDVFTSALAPGVSAPAVKGVDLTTFEAIFQHLQRSGKIRLLDLAECNPTYDIDNKTAKLAAYIVFNFIFAQAEAQA; translated from the coding sequence ATGCCCAATCAAGCTTTTCAATGGCAAGGCCGTAACGATGGTGAAGGTGAGGCGCACCTACGCATTCACAATATAATCAATCAATCACGCCAAGCGACGTATGCACTGATGGGCTTTTGCTCGGATGCCGGGGTAAAACGTAATTTGGGTCGTATTGGTGCGGCCGCAGGGCCTGATGCAATTCGGGCACAATTGGCAAATTTACCCGTACATCAACCGGTTGAAATGATCGATCTGGGCAATGTAATTTGTATTGATGATCAACTGGAGCAAGCGCAATTTGAATTGGCAGAGATGATTGATCTGAGTCTGCAAAGAAAGATGATGCCAATTGTGCTTGGTGGTGGGCATGAAGTTGGCTTTGCCAGTTTTAGTGGCTTATTCAAATATTTGCATGCGCAGCACCCAGAACGTCGCTTGGGCATTATCAACTTTGATGCGCATTTTGATTTGCGCCAAGCACCGCGTCCAAGTTCAGGCACCCCGTTTCTACAAGCGGCAGAGGTAATGCAGCAGCACGGCAAAACATTTAATTATATGTGTCTTGGGGTAGGGAAACACTCGAATACCAAAGTGCTATTTGATACTGCCGATGCCTTAGCCTGTGATTATCTGTATGACCATGAAGTCACTATGGCCAACCTGCCTGCCGTGCTGGATCGTATTGACCAATTTATGGCAAAAATAGACGATCTCTATGTCACCATTGACTTAGATGTATTCACTTCTGCATTGGCACCTGGGGTAAGCGCACCCGCCGTGAAAGGGGTTGATCTAACCACCTTTGAGGCGATTTTTCAGCATTTACAACGTAGTGGCAAAATCCGTCTGCTCGATTTGGCCGAATGCAATCCAACATACGATATCGACAATAAAACCGCCAAGTTAGCGGCTTATATTGTATTTAATTTTATTTTTGCGCAGGCTGAAGCACAGGCCTGA
- a CDS encoding amino acid permease: MSENSTLSRGLNTRHIRFLALGSAIGTGLFYGSAAAIQLAGPSVILAYLFAGIAIYIVMRALGEMAVRNPVSGSFSHYASQYIGPLAGFTTGWTYVFEMIIVALADVTAFGLYMGLWYPDVPRWIWIMSLIMFLGAINLIHVKVFGELEFWLSIIKVTAIVAMIVGGFGLMFYGFNGGHQDFVPGIANLWEHGGFMPNGIGGLIASLTVVVFAFGGIEIIGITAGESAEPKKSIPKAINAVPVRILLFYVLTIFVLMSIFPWNQIGTQGSPFVQIFENLGISSAANILNIVVITAAVSAINSDVFGAGRMLFGMSTRGQAPKVFQKLTRNGVPWMTVVMMVAVLMVGVLLNYLIPKDVFLIIASIATFATVWVWLMILLAQVAMRRQMSPQEVKELGFPIIGWPYAPAITIAFMVFILAMMAYFPASRPAIYVGIVWLVILTIAYKIWVEPKQQNDADDDQSSENVEVPASVKASVKLDVADNVEVKS, from the coding sequence ATGTCAGAAAACTCCACATTATCGCGCGGGTTAAATACCCGTCATATACGGTTCTTAGCATTAGGCTCAGCGATTGGAACAGGATTGTTCTATGGATCTGCTGCAGCCATACAACTTGCTGGACCTTCAGTCATACTGGCTTATCTTTTTGCCGGTATCGCGATTTATATTGTGATGCGAGCTTTGGGGGAGATGGCTGTTCGTAACCCAGTTTCTGGGTCTTTCAGCCATTACGCATCACAGTATATTGGCCCTCTGGCGGGGTTTACCACCGGCTGGACTTATGTGTTTGAAATGATCATTGTGGCACTTGCTGATGTGACTGCATTTGGTTTGTACATGGGGCTATGGTATCCGGATGTGCCACGCTGGATTTGGATCATGTCATTAATCATGTTCTTAGGCGCGATTAACTTGATTCACGTTAAGGTCTTTGGCGAACTCGAATTTTGGTTATCGATTATTAAAGTGACAGCTATTGTCGCGATGATTGTGGGTGGCTTTGGTTTAATGTTCTATGGTTTTAATGGTGGACATCAGGACTTTGTTCCAGGTATTGCCAACCTTTGGGAACATGGCGGCTTTATGCCAAATGGGATTGGTGGCTTGATTGCATCATTAACCGTTGTGGTGTTTGCTTTTGGTGGTATTGAAATTATTGGGATCACTGCAGGTGAATCTGCAGAGCCGAAAAAATCAATTCCTAAAGCGATTAATGCAGTACCGGTACGTATCTTATTATTTTATGTGTTAACCATCTTTGTCTTAATGTCGATTTTCCCATGGAACCAAATTGGTACCCAAGGCAGTCCATTTGTACAGATTTTTGAAAATCTAGGTATTTCATCAGCTGCCAATATTTTGAACATTGTGGTGATTACCGCTGCGGTATCTGCGATTAACAGTGATGTATTCGGTGCAGGACGGATGTTATTTGGGATGTCGACCCGTGGTCAGGCACCGAAAGTGTTCCAAAAGTTGACCAGAAATGGTGTGCCGTGGATGACTGTGGTCATGATGGTTGCAGTATTGATGGTTGGTGTACTGTTGAATTATTTGATTCCTAAAGATGTATTCCTGATCATTGCATCGATTGCAACTTTTGCGACAGTTTGGGTCTGGTTAATGATCTTACTTGCGCAGGTGGCAATGCGTCGTCAGATGTCTCCGCAAGAAGTAAAAGAACTGGGTTTTCCAATTATTGGTTGGCCGTATGCACCCGCAATTACAATTGCCTTTATGGTATTCATTTTGGCGATGATGGCGTACTTCCCAGCATCACGTCCTGCGATTTATGTCGGCATTGTATGGCTAGTCATATTGACTATTGCTTATAAGATTTGGGTTGAGCCGAAGCAGCAAAACGATGCTGATGACGATCAATCGAGTGAAAATGTAGAAGTTCCTGCATCAGTAAAAGCCTCAGTCAAGCTTGATGTCGCAGATAACGTAGAAGTCAAAAGCTAA
- a CDS encoding HD domain-containing protein → MSQYIQQFKQHWAQFQQRYQLDSQRAQQCYTQLAQAYLEPQRHYHTVQHIVECLDLFHQVKAQLSDPFAVELAIWFHDVVYDPKASDNEAQSAVFMQQCCHDFVPVAVLEKIAAWIEATQQHQPSTDTDLNFLLDIDLAILASSPSRFAEYETQIQQEYHWVEAIVYKEKRAAVLRYFYAMQPLYQTAYFQEKYELQAKQNLSLSLCR, encoded by the coding sequence ATGTCGCAATATATTCAACAATTTAAGCAGCATTGGGCGCAGTTTCAACAGCGGTATCAACTCGATTCACAGCGCGCACAGCAGTGCTACACTCAGTTAGCACAAGCATATTTAGAGCCACAGCGTCATTATCATACGGTACAGCATATTGTTGAATGCTTAGACCTTTTTCATCAAGTCAAAGCCCAATTAAGTGACCCGTTTGCAGTGGAACTCGCCATTTGGTTCCATGATGTGGTCTATGACCCTAAAGCCTCAGACAACGAAGCCCAAAGTGCTGTTTTTATGCAGCAGTGTTGCCATGACTTTGTACCCGTGGCAGTGCTTGAAAAAATTGCCGCTTGGATCGAAGCGACGCAGCAGCATCAACCGAGTACGGATACGGATCTGAATTTTTTATTGGATATTGATTTGGCGATTTTGGCTAGTTCGCCATCGCGTTTCGCTGAATATGAGACTCAGATTCAACAGGAATATCATTGGGTTGAAGCAATTGTTTATAAAGAGAAAAGGGCAGCTGTTCTACGTTATTTTTACGCAATGCAACCACTTTATCAAACTGCATATTTCCAAGAAAAATATGAATTACAGGCCAAACAAAATTTAAGCTTAAGTCTTTGTAGATAA